From Flavipsychrobacter sp., a single genomic window includes:
- the pyrR gene encoding bifunctional pyr operon transcriptional regulator/uracil phosphoribosyltransferase PyrR has product MKTLLNHSQLNITLQRLAHQLVENHLSFKDTVIIGIQPRGVFLSDRIAELVKEITNETQIPYGRLDITFYRDDINKSNEIQVPKKTDIEFSIQDKNVILIDDVLHTGRTIRSAMDALIDFGRPRNVELLVLIDRRFSRELPIHPDYVGQTVDTIITQKVIVEWAEEDKKEDVVVLID; this is encoded by the coding sequence TTGAAGACGCTGCTCAATCATAGTCAACTCAATATTACGCTGCAGCGGTTAGCTCACCAGTTAGTCGAGAATCATCTTTCTTTTAAGGATACTGTTATTATTGGCATACAGCCACGTGGTGTGTTTTTGTCCGACCGTATTGCAGAACTTGTAAAAGAGATAACCAACGAAACACAGATACCTTATGGCAGATTAGATATCACCTTTTATAGAGATGATATCAACAAGTCGAACGAGATACAAGTCCCTAAGAAAACGGATATAGAATTCAGCATACAGGACAAAAACGTCATCTTAATTGATGATGTCCTGCACACAGGGCGCACTATACGCTCCGCTATGGACGCTCTAATAGACTTTGGCCGACCAAGAAACGTGGAGCTATTGGTATTGATAGACAGACGATTTAGCAGAGAGTTGCCTATACACCCCGATTATGTAGGACAAACCGTAGATACCATAATTACCCAAAAAGTAATTGTAGAATGGGCGGAAGAGGACAAGAAAGAAGACGTAGTTGTATTGATAGACTAA